From Streptomyces sp. SCSIO 75703:
GCCGACCGCCAGGTTCTCGCCCGGCTCCAGCACCTGGGCGACCGGGCCCTGCCAGACCGGGGGAGTACGGGGGTCCAGCGTGCCCTGCGAGGCGCCGAGCGCCCAAGCCGCCTGCCGGGCGGCGCCGATCGCCGCGTAGTCGGCCGGCTGCGGGACGACGACCTGCGTGCCGAAGAGCGCGGGCGCCACCTCCTGGACCGCCGGCAGCTCGGCCGCCGCGCCCAGCAGGAAGACCCGCCGCACGTCCACGCCCCGCGCCCGCAGCACGTCCAGCGCGTCCGCCAGGCCGCACAGCATCCCCTCGAACGAGGCCCGCGCCAGGTGCTCCGGCTTCATCGACTCGCGCCGCAGACCGGCCAGGGTGCCGGCGGTGTGCGGCAGGTTCGGTGTCCGCTCGCCCTCCAGGTAGGGGAGCAGGACGAGCCCGTGCGAACCCGGCGTCGACTTCATCGCCAGGCCGGACAGGGACTCCAGGTCCGGCACGCCGAGCAGTTCGGCGGCGCCGCGCAGGGCCCGTACGGCGTTGAGGGTGGTGACGACGGGCAGGTGCATGCCGGTCGCGTCGGCCAGGGCCGTGATCATCCCGGACTGGTCGGCGAGCGGTTCGGAGTGGACCGCCATCACCGATCCGGAGGCGCCCAGCGAGACGACCGCGTCGCCGAGGCCGATGCCGAGCCCGAAGGCGGCGGCCATGGTCTCGCCGGTGCCGGCCGAGATCAGCAGCCCCTCCGGGGTGGTGCCGGCCGCGTCGGCGGGCCCGATCACCTCGGGCAGGACGACCTGCCGGCCGAGGGCCAGCTCGACCAGGTCGGGCCGGTAGCCGCCGGTCGCCGCCGACCAGTAGCCGGTGCCCGAGGCGCCGCCCCGGTCGGTGGTGCGGCGCGGCGGACGGCCGAGCAGTTGCCAGACCAGCCAGTCGTGCGCCTGGAGCACGCCCGCGGTGCGCGCGGCGGACTCGGGCTCGCTGCGGGCCAGCCAGCGCAGCTTGGTCACGGCCTGGGCGGCCTGCGGCACGCTGCCCACGGACTGCGCCCACGCCTCGCGCCCGCCGAAGGCGTCGATCAGGTCGGCCGCGGCCACCTGCGCCCGTTTGTCACCGCCGACCATCGCCGGGCGCACCGTGTTGCCCTGCGCGTCCAGCGGCACGACCGCGTTGGCCTGTGCCGAGACCCCGATGGCCTGCACGCCCTCCAGCAGGCCGCCGCCGGCCGCCTCGCCGAGCGACAGGAGCCACGCCTGCGGGTCGACGTCGGAGGGGCGGCCGCCCTCGGGGCTCTCCACGGGATGCGGAGCGTATCCCTGCCGCAGCACGGCACCGGTGTCCGCATCACAGACGACGATACGAGTGAAATCGGGCGAACTGTCCAACCCGGCGACTATCCCCATGACCGAAATTCTGCCGTACGGCGAGAGATGCCGTACCCCATGGGGGCGGACGCCTCAGGTGGTGCTGCTGCCCCAGTCGTCGCGGCCCGCGCCGTGCGCGTTGCGTTCGCGCAGGGAACGCACCCGCTGGGCGACGGAATCGGGCATCCGTTCGCCGACCCGGTCGCTCACCGCGTGGTACGCCCGGTCCGCGAAGTGGCGGCCCTGCTGCGCCGCCGACTCGGCGGTGTTGCGGACCGCCGGGTTCTGTGCGACCTGCCGGGCGGACTTCCTGAGCTGTTCGTAACGCTCCCGCCCGGCCTTCGTGCCCAGCACGTAGCCGACGGCGAGCCCCACGACGAACGTGAGCCGGTAACGCATGGTGGCCACCCTTCCCTTGCGTGGTTCCTCGGCGCGGGGGGAACCGATTGGCGGAGCACCCCCCTGCTTGCGCTAATGTATGTGTCGCAGCGAACGCGCGCCCTCTGGCGGTTACCCAGGCGGGTGCGTTCGATGCGAGACGAGGCATTCCTCCGTAGCTCAATTGGCAGAGCAGCCGGCTGTTAACCGGCAGGTTACTGGTTCGAGTCCAGTCGGGGGAGCTCGGTCCTCCGTAGCTCAATTGGCAGAGCAGCCGGCTGTTAACCGGCAGGTTACTGGTTCGAGTCCAGTCGGGGGAGCAGGAGAACGAGGACCCCGCCAGGGGTCCTTTTTCCTGTGCGCCCCGCCTGTTCCCCAGGCGGTTTTCCCCCATCGGGAACCGCGGGGCGCGCGGCGGAGTCCTCATGGTCGTGAACGCGCCGGACGGGCCGACCATTCGAGGCAGGAGATCGTATGAGCGGCTATGCTGCGGCAGACGGCGCGCACACATGTACGCGACACGCCGCCATGGGGCGGTAGCTCAGCCGGTTAGAGCAACGGACTCATAATCCGTCGGCCGTGGGTTCGAGTCCCACCCGCCCCACCCTCGGCCCGTCGTCCCGGCCGCGTCCCCTCGCGGAACCGCGCGGGGACGGGGGCCGCCACCCCTCCGTGACAGGCCGGAAACGACCGGTCGGCCGCGTCGGCCTCCGGTGCCCTACGGGGTGTCGCGGGCGGCCTCGCGGCGCCGTCGCTTGCCCAGCGGAGCCTGGGAGAGGTCCTCCGCCTGGGACCGGAGGTTCTTGTGGCCGTAGCCGCGCTCCGTCAGCCAGGCCCTCGCGGCCTCCTCCGCCCGTTCGGACGCCTCCAGGATGTCCTCCTCTTCCTCCCCCGAGTCCAGGAAGCGGAAGGTGAAGGCGGAGCGCGCCGCGATGTCGTAACTGAGGTGCCCCTCACGGGTGAAGGCGGCGCGCAGGACGTCGTGTTCCGCGGCGTCGGCGAGGAGCGCGGCGCGCTGGTCGTCGTCGAGTCCGTCGAAGACGCCGCGTACGGTGACGCGGAAGGTGCGAGTGGTCATGCCCCGACCCTAGCCAGCGGTCCGGGCCGGGTCACCGGGGTTTCCCGGGGCCCTTCGCGCTTCCCGCTTCCCGCTTGCCGTTTCCCGTCTCCCGTTTCGCGCTTCCCTGTGGACGGCCGGCACGGGCGCCACCGGGGCGACCGTTCGCGGCCACGGGCCCGGCGGCGGCTTTCCCCGGGGAAGGGCGGGTACTCGGGGCGGGTGCGTGAGGAGGCAGGCAGATGAGTGACTTCACCCCCACTCCGTCGCAGGCCGAGGGCGAGCGCGACGACGAGCAGGACAGCGGGCGGCTGAGCCCGGTACACCCCACTCCGTCGCAGGCGGAGGGCGAGCGCGAGCAGACGCCCGCCGAGGAGGGGCGGGAGGGGGACGACCCGCACCGCGGCTGAGCCGCGCCGGCCCCGCGGGTGACCGTCGGCGCCCCCGCGTCAGAGCGGGGAGCACCAGAGGGTCGTCGTGCCGGGGCCGGCGTCGTCGCGGACGGTGAGGCGGACACCGTCCCGGTCGTCGGGCAGGGGCGTCGTCACGTCGACGGCGACCTCGACGCGGGTGACGCCCTCGCGGCCGGCCGCGTCGGCCAGCGCCTCGCGCAGCGCCGTGAGCAGGCGGTCGGCGACCGGGTCCGGGACGCGGTGGTCGACGGCGCCGGTGAAGCGCGCGGACACCGGGAAGCCGAGCCGCGCGGCGGCGCCCTCCGTCTCGCGCAGCACCCTGCCGCGCAGTCCCGTCGGCGGGCCGGCCGGTGGCTGCTGGAGGGCGAAGATCGCGGTGCGTACCTCCTGGACCGTGGAGCGCAGTTCCTCCACGGCCCGCCCGAGCACGTCGCCGATGGCGCCCGCGCCGGGCCGGCGCTGCGTGGACTCCAGCATCATGCCGGTGGCGAAGAGCCGCTGCACCACCAGGTCGTGCAGGTCGCGGGCGATGCGGTCGCGGTCCTCGTAGACGGCGAGGCGTTCCCGGCCGTGCCGGGCGTCGGCGAGGACCAGGGCGAGGGCGGCCTGGGAGGCGAACTGGGTGGCGAGCAGCCGTTCCGTCTCGGTGTAGGCGCGGTCGCCGCGGCGGCGCGGCAGCGCGAGGGTGCCGATCAGCCGTCCGCCCGCCTGGAGCGGCAGCATCATGCTGGGCCCGAACCGGTGCCGCACGTGCGTCGTCATCCGGGGGTCGGTCGCCGAGTCGTCGATGAAGACCGGCTCCCCGCCCAGGAGCAGGCGCAGGACGGGGCTGCCGGGCGCGATCGTGGCGCCGACGATGCCGTCGGGGTCGTCCGGCGCCGCCGCGGTCACGATCTCCATGCCGCCCTCCGGGGTCGGCTGGAGGATGACGCCCGCCGCGGCGTCGGCGAGGAGGCGGGCGCGTTCGGCGACGGTCGTCAGGGCGTCGCCGGCGTTCTGGCGGGTGAGCAGGGCCGTGGTGACGGCGGCGGCGCCCTCGATCCAGCGTTCGCGCTGCCGGGCCGCCTCGTAGAGCCGGGCGTTGCCGATCGCGATGCCGGCCCGCACCGCGAGGAACCGCAGGACCTGTTCGTCCTCGACGGTGAACGGGCCGCCGCCGGGCCGGCCGGTCAGGTGCAGGGCGCCGAACGGTTCGCCGTTCACGTCGATCGGCACCCGCAGCCGGTGGCCCGGCCCGGGTGCGCCGTCCGGGCCCCGCGCGCGGATCCCGGCCAGGCCGTCCCGCGCCGGGTCGGCGGTGGTCAGGGCGGCGTGCGCGGCGCCGGTCAGTTCGACGGCGCCGTCCACGATGTGCTGGAGGGTGCCCCGCAGGTCGAGGTCGGCGCCCACGTCGAGGACGGTTTCGAGGAGTCGGGTGGGCCGGGGAGCGGCCTGGCCGGTCATGGAGACGGTGTCCTCGGCGGCTCAGGACAGCGGGTCCAGCACCAGCGGCTCGACCAGTCCCTCCAGCATCGTGCCGAGGCCCTGCACGGCGCACACGCCGGGCCGTTCCGCGATGGTCACCGGCATGCCGGTCGCCTGACGCAGCATCTGGTCGAAGCCGGGGAGCAGCGCGCTGCCGCCGACCATCATGATCCCGCGGTCGGCGAGGTCGGCGACCAGATCGGGCGGGCAGTCCCGGAGCACCTTGCCGATGCCGTCGAGCACGGCGGTCAGCGGCGTCTGGATGGCGGCGCGCACGGCCTCCGTGTCGACCCGGACGCTGCGGGCCAGCCCGGTCGCCACGTCCCGGCCGTGGATCTCGGCCGACAGCGGTCCCCGCGCGGTCAGGCCGGTGCCGGACAGGGCGACCTGGAGGGGGCGCACCGACTGGCTGGGCAGCATGAGCTGGTGCTGGTGGCGCAGGTGCTGCACGATCGCGTGGTCCACGGCCTCGCCGCCGACCGGGATGCGCTCGGCGGTCACGATCGAGCCGAGGGAGAGCACCGCGACCTGCGTGGCGTGCGCGCCGCACACCATGATCATGGTGGCCTCGGGTCGCTCCACGGGCAGTCCGCAGCCGACGGCGGCGGCGATGAGCGTGTCCACGAGTTCCACCC
This genomic window contains:
- a CDS encoding FGGY family carbohydrate kinase yields the protein MGIVAGLDSSPDFTRIVVCDADTGAVLRQGYAPHPVESPEGGRPSDVDPQAWLLSLGEAAGGGLLEGVQAIGVSAQANAVVPLDAQGNTVRPAMVGGDKRAQVAAADLIDAFGGREAWAQSVGSVPQAAQAVTKLRWLARSEPESAARTAGVLQAHDWLVWQLLGRPPRRTTDRGGASGTGYWSAATGGYRPDLVELALGRQVVLPEVIGPADAAGTTPEGLLISAGTGETMAAAFGLGIGLGDAVVSLGASGSVMAVHSEPLADQSGMITALADATGMHLPVVTTLNAVRALRGAAELLGVPDLESLSGLAMKSTPGSHGLVLLPYLEGERTPNLPHTAGTLAGLRRESMKPEHLARASFEGMLCGLADALDVLRARGVDVRRVFLLGAAAELPAVQEVAPALFGTQVVVPQPADYAAIGAARQAAWALGASQGTLDPRTPPVWQGPVAQVLEPGENLAVGQAVRQQYVSVREQTHPGALRA
- a CDS encoding YtxH domain-containing protein yields the protein MRYRLTFVVGLAVGYVLGTKAGRERYEQLRKSARQVAQNPAVRNTAESAAQQGRHFADRAYHAVSDRVGERMPDSVAQRVRSLRERNAHGAGRDDWGSSTT
- a CDS encoding DUF6204 family protein — translated: MTTRTFRVTVRGVFDGLDDDQRAALLADAAEHDVLRAAFTREGHLSYDIAARSAFTFRFLDSGEEEEDILEASERAEEAARAWLTERGYGHKNLRSQAEDLSQAPLGKRRRREAARDTP
- a CDS encoding GAF domain-containing protein, whose protein sequence is MTGQAAPRPTRLLETVLDVGADLDLRGTLQHIVDGAVELTGAAHAALTTADPARDGLAGIRARGPDGAPGPGHRLRVPIDVNGEPFGALHLTGRPGGGPFTVEDEQVLRFLAVRAGIAIGNARLYEAARQRERWIEGAAAVTTALLTRQNAGDALTTVAERARLLADAAAGVILQPTPEGGMEIVTAAAPDDPDGIVGATIAPGSPVLRLLLGGEPVFIDDSATDPRMTTHVRHRFGPSMMLPLQAGGRLIGTLALPRRRGDRAYTETERLLATQFASQAALALVLADARHGRERLAVYEDRDRIARDLHDLVVQRLFATGMMLESTQRRPGAGAIGDVLGRAVEELRSTVQEVRTAIFALQQPPAGPPTGLRGRVLRETEGAAARLGFPVSARFTGAVDHRVPDPVADRLLTALREALADAAGREGVTRVEVAVDVTTPLPDDRDGVRLTVRDDAGPGTTTLWCSPL
- a CDS encoding rod shape-determining protein; the protein is MTATLEQLRRCHFAVDLGAARTRVYVKGEGLVVDEPSAAAVNTRTGALIAVGELAERMTGRTPGYIRVVRPVSGGTVVDIEMAQRMLRHLLGDKVRRTLRRKPRLRAAACTPHDADPLAQRAAIETLVGLGARRVELVDTLIAAAVGCGLPVERPEATMIMVCGAHATQVAVLSLGSIVTAERIPVGGEAVDHAIVQHLRHQHQLMLPSQSVRPLQVALSGTGLTARGPLSAEIHGRDVATGLARSVRVDTEAVRAAIQTPLTAVLDGIGKVLRDCPPDLVADLADRGIMMVGGSALLPGFDQMLRQATGMPVTIAERPGVCAVQGLGTMLEGLVEPLVLDPLS